TTCGATCAGGCCGGGGAAGCGCGCCGTCAACTCGGCCCTGCGCAATTGCGCCATATTGCTGTTGCCGCGATTCACCTGGCGGATCAAGCCTGCCGTGCGCAGCACTCGGAAATGGTGTGTCAGTGTGGCTTTCGTCACCGGCAGTCCGAACGAACTGCAATGTCGTTCCGCCCCTTCGGCATCGGCGAGCAGCGCGCATACGATCGCGAGCCGGTTGTTGTCCGCCAGCGCCGACAACACCACCGACAACTCCATCTCGTCGGCATCCGACCGTTCGACGTCGGGCATCCCACCTCCTAGGTACGGTTTGCATCGTACCTCGCCGCTCGCTATCGTCCGAGGTATGACAAGCATCGTACCTATCGACCGGGTTCCCTTCGCGCTGATGGGACTCGCCCGGCCCAAACCACACCGTGCCCAAGAGCTGAAAGAACTACTGCTGTCGTTCGTCGCACCCACCCGCGAGGAAGCCGGAGCCCTGGAATACCACTTCCACGAAGATGCCGACGACCCAACCACTTTCGTCTTCTACGAGGTGTGGCGCTCCAAAGACGATCTAGACCGCCACCTAGCCCTCCCACACATGCGCGACTTCTGGAACCGCCGCATGGACTACCTCGAACAAGACCTCGAAATCCGCTTCCTGTCCATGCAAAGCCCCTACCCCCGCCCCATGTGAAGGTGAGGGGTCTCGGCGGCCACGCTGTCGCGTCCGGCGCGAGTTTTCGGAACTTCGCACCGCCCCAAGGGCGTTGGAATGATCATGCGACTCGGGTCAGCGGTGACTACAGCTTCCTGGCGGCGCAGCGATGGCTGAACATGGTGTGATTCCTTGGCTGGCTGACGTCTGGCCTGACCATGACTGGGCGCGGGCCATGTTGCGCAAGGGATGTTTTCACCATGTCGCGGTGACGGGTACGGCGGTCGCGCGGGTGTCGTGCCACGGGACCCAGCCGGAGCGGCTGGCTCGGGAGCATGCGGTGCTGAGTGCCTTGGAAGGGCTCGCGCTGCCTGTCGAGTGTCCGCGGCCGCTTTCGACGGTGGTCGATCGGGGCGGTTACTCGGGGATGTTGGTTAGCGTCGTGCCGGGGGCGGAGCGGAGTGACTGGGGATGGGAGGCGCTCGGCGGCGGGCTGGGGGAGCTGATGCGTCAGCTGCACGAGGTCGAAATTGTTGTGGGGGAAGGTGTTTTGCCTGCGCCGCGTAGTTGGTGCGGCGGGCGGGGTTGGCCTGACATTGTCGAAGATCAGGTGATAGCGGGTCTTGTGCCTGAGGTGGCCAGGGTTGCACGGGTGGTTGTGGAGGACTTGCTTGCCGCCGAGGCGGACGCGCAGTTCGGGTTCGTGCATGGGGATTTCGGGCCACACAATGTGCTGTGGAGTGATGAAGGAGTCAGTGGGGTCATCGACTTCGATCACTGCTGTATTGGGGATCCCGCAATGGATTTGGCTTCGCTGATCAGTTTTTTTCGGGGCCGACGCTGTCGCCACCCTCACCAACGATCGTTACCTGCTCGACCGCGCTCTCCGGCATCGAGCGAGCTTCCCGCTGCAGCTGGCTGCCGCCGCCGTGCTTGTTGGCGACAGCCGGTTGCTGCGGCACGCGCTCGAAAACTTCAGGTCTCGGTGTGGTGCTGGAACACTCCATGACCCCAGCGGTCGAAAACCGTTGGGGTGGAAGGGGTATTAGCTGAGGGTTTTGAGGGCGGCGGGGTTGTAGGGCTCTAGATCGGCGGTGCGGCCGGCGAGGACTTTCGCGGCCCATTCCGGGTCCTGGAGGAGGGCGCGGCCTACGGCTACCAGGTCGAATTCGTCGCGTTCGAGGCGGTCGAGGAGGTTTTCGAGGTTGCCGAGGGGGGCGCCTTCGCCGGTGAAGGCGCGGAGGAAGTCGCCGTCCAGGCCGACAGAGCCGACTGTGATGGTGGTTTTGCCGGTGAGTTTTTTGGTCCAGCCGGCGAGGTTGAGGTCGGAGTCGGCGAATTCGGGGAGCCAGTAGCGGCGGGTGGAGGCGTGGAAGGCGTCGACGCCGGCGGCGGCCAGGGGGGAGAGGATGGCTTCGAGTTGCTGGGGGGTTTCGGCGAGGCGGGCGCTGTAGGCCTCCTGCTTCCACTGCGAGTAGCGGAAGATGATCGGGAAGGTGGGGGAGACGACTGCGCGGACGGCGGCGACGATGTCGGCGGCGAACTTGGTGCGGGACACGGAATCGCCGCCGTAGGAATCGGTTCGGCGGTTGGTGCGCTCCCACAGGAACTGATCGAGCAGATAGCCGTGCGCGCCATGCAGTTCCACGCCGTCGAAACCGATGCGCTCGGCGGCCGCGGCGGCCTCGGCGAACGCGCCGATGATATCGTCCAGATCGGCCGCGGTCATCGCCTTGCCCGTGCCTTCGGTGCCATCGACACGGATGCCCGAGGGGCCGACCGCGGGGGCGTCGGCGAACGGCGGCTCGCCCTGATTGCGAACCATGCCGATGTGCCACAGCTGCGGCACGATGGTGCCGCCGGCGGCGTGCACATCCGCGGCCACCCTGGCCCACCCCGCCAGCTGCTCCTCCCCGTGGAACCGCGGCACCCGATCGCTCTGCCCGGCCGACTCGTGCCCCACATAGGTGCCCTCGGTGACGATCAGCCCGACGCCCGCGGCGGCGCGACGCGCGTAGTAGGACCGCACATCGTCGCCGGGAATCCCGCCGGGGGAGAACATGCGCGTCATCGGCGCCATCACGATCCGGTTCGGGACGGTCAGCCCGTTCAGCGTGATGGGCCGGGACAGCAGTCGGGCCGTGCGGGACGCGTCGGAGACGATGGAGGTCACTGGCTGCTCCTCAGGGCTACTTGCCAACCTAGATGGTTGAGAACTTCAAGTAATCGGTCTCGACGCTAACGCTAAATATTTGAGGTAGTCAAGTTTCTGCGGATAGGCTGGCCGGTATGGCAGCAACCCGCGCCGACACGGCCACGCTCATGGAGCTGCTCTCGCTGTCGCTGGGCGCCTACTACGGGGACTTCACCCTGGCCGCCGCGAGCGAGCACCTCACCGCCAGCCAGGGCAAGGCCCTGACCGTGCTGCGCCGCGGCCCCGTCGCCATGCGCGCACTCGCCGAGATCATGGCCTGCGACGCCTCCAACGTCACCGGCATCATCGACCGGCTCGAGAAGCGCGGCCTGGTCCGCCGCGAGCCCAGCGCCTCCGACCGCCGCGTCACCAACCTCGTCATCACCCCGGCGGGTGAGCAGCTCACCGACGCGATCCGCGCGAAAATGCATGCCACGCACGAGGGTTTGAGCCGGCTCAGCGACGAGGAGCAGGCCCAGCTCGGCACCCTGCTGAACCGCGTCTTCACACCCCGCTAGTCGACGCTGACCGCCTCGACGATGTTCAGCCGCGCCGCCCGCACGGCCGGCGGGATCGAGCCGAGCAGGCTCAAAGCCAGTGCGGCCACGGTGAATACGAGCAGGGACGGACCCGGCCGGAACCGCACGTCGATGCCGAGCGTGTCGGTGGCCAGCAGCGAATAGAAGAACTGGTCGGCGAGCCCGAGAACGACGCCGAGCACCGCTCCGATCCCGCCGATGGCCGCGGCCTCGGCCAGCACCATGCGCAGCGCGAAGCGCCGGCTGGACCCGACCGCGCGCAGAATCCCCAGCTCCCGACGCCGTTCCAGCAATGCCAGGGTCAAGGTGTTGAGCAGCGCCATGGCCGCGATGAACGCGACGATCACCAGCATGATCCGCGACAGCACGAGCCCCTCCTGCATGGCCCGGCTGATGCCATCGAGCGCCGCCGCACCCGAATAGGCATGGATTTCCGGCGGCACCGCCGCGCGGATCGCCGAGATCAACTGGCGCGCATCGGTTCCCGGCGCGGCGGCGACCTGCAGCGTGGTGGAACCGGGCCGGGCGAACCACTCGCGCATGAGGGTCAAGCTCAACGCCGCCGTGCCGCCGAGCGCCGAGAAGTACGACACCGTCGCCAGTACCCGGATCCGTTTCGCACCGGCCGGAGTCTGCACGGTGAGCTCCTCACCCCGCGAAACCTTCAGCGAGCGAGCCAGATCCCGCGACAGCACGATGCCCTCACCCGCGGCCACCCGACGCTGAGCATCGGCGTCGAGCGCCCGGAACAGCGAATAGGCGCTCCCCGGATCCACCCCGTACACAACGGCTTTCGTCCCCGCGACCGTCGCGAACGCCATCTGCCCCTCCACCACCCGCCCCACCCCGGGCACCGCCCGCACCCGCCGCACCACGTCCTCGGGCAGCAAACTGGTCGGCGTCATATCCTCGGCGGACATGCTCACCCACGCGTCGGTGTCCCCCAGCGACGCGAAAGTGTCCCGCGCGGAACGGGTCGCGTCGGCATTGGCGCCGGTGATGGTGATGGTCATGCCGACCGCGATGGCGACGGTCATGAGCGTCGCCCAGACACGACGCGGCGCCCGGTCGATGTTCACCCCGGCCAGCACGCCCGCCGAACCCAGCCGGCGAGCGGTCGCCCCCGCCGCACGCACGATCGGCCCGGCCGCCGCGAACGCCAGCAGAATCTCCGCACCGAACACGAAACCCAGTGCGGCCGCGGCGAACAGACCCAGATGCGCCTGCTGCACGACCACCGCCGCACCGGCGAGCGCCAGCCCCGCCCCGGCCGCCGCGATCCGCAACCGGGGCGACACCACGTCCGCCCGGGACACCCCGACCGGGACCAGCGCCTCGACCGGCGCCACCCGATACACCTGCCGCGCCGCCACCGCCGACGCCGCCACATTGGTGAGCGTCGCGGCCGCGACCGCCGCCGGAATCGCGTACCCCGGCAGCAGGTATTGCAGCCGAGCCTCCATCATCTGCGTGAACGCCCCCGGCAGCAGCCCGATGGCGTAGCGCCCCGCGAACACCCCGAGTACCGCGCCGAGCAGACCGCCCACCAGTCCCAGCGCCACCGCTTCGGCGAGCACGTCCCGCACGATGGTCTGCCGGCGCGCACCGATGGCCCGCAGCATCGAGATCACCGGCCGCCGCCCGGCCAGCGCCATGCTCATGGTGTTGTAGATCAGGAACGCCGACACCACGAACGCCAGCCCCGCGCCCATGGACGCGATGAACCGCACCATGACCACGCCATTGTTGTGCTGCGCAGCCCGTGCCGCCGGGGTGTCGACCAACGCCCGCCCGGCCACCGCGGCGGTGACGGCAGATTTCAGTTGCGCGGCAGAAATTGTGGGCGCGGCCACGATCAGCACCGAATCCAGCTGCCCGACCCGGTCGGTGATGCGCTGCGCCAGCGGCAGCGGGGCCACCAGAAAGTGCCCACCGTCGAGCCCGCCGAACTGTCCGCCGCTCAGCACGGCCGCGACGGTCACCTCGTGCGGACCCAGCCGAACCCGCTGCCCCTTGGTGAATCCCGTTGCCGGCCCGGCCAATACGCCGTCCGGAACGGTCAGCAGACCGGCCATCGCGTCACCCGCGACCGCTCCCTTCAGATCGCTGTCGAGCGCCGCGCTCGAGGCGTCGACCCCGAGCACCAGCAGTCGATCGGCGTCCGGCCCGGCGGTCGCGCGCAGCATGGGCACCGCCGCCGCCACCCCCGGCACGGCCGCGACGTCCGCGCGTACCTGCTGCGGGAACCCCGCATCGGTCACCCCCGAGACCTCCAGCGCCGCATTGCCCGACAGCCCCGCCGACAACCGCGCCACCGATCCGGTGAGCGAACCCGAGATCCCGATGACCGCCACCAGGAACGCCGAGCACACGCTCAACACCACGAGCGATGCGACGGTCCGCCCCCAGTGCGTGGTGAACTCGCGAATGGTGAACAGCCGCAGCCGGTCCAGCAGCGCGATCATGGATCAACGCTAGGTTTCGCGGAACCCGGTGTCCATACCCTGACGCGACCCGTCTGAGACATTAGTCTCGTAGCTGAGCGGCGCGTGGAGAACGAGGTGAGGCGCAATGAAGGTCGTGGTGGCCGGAGCGACAGGGGCGATCGGACGGCCGCTGGTCACCGCGCTACGGCAGTCCGGACATCAGGTCTACGCCCTGACCAGGGGCGGACACGGCGCGGAGGTGGCCCGTGCGCTCGGCGCGACCCCGCTGGTGGCCAATGTGATGGACCGCAAGGACCTGCTGCGCGCCACCGAACGACTCACCGCCGACGCCGTCGTCCACCAGCTCACCGCCTACCGGCATTCCCCGCCCACCCACTACCACGCCCCGGGTCTGTTGCGCACCAACGCCTTACGCGACGTCGGCAGCAGGCATCTGGTGGAGCTGGCCGAAAGGGCCGGGGCGCGACGGTATCTCACGCAGTCGCTGATCGTCGGCTACGGCCTGCGCGATCACGGCCCCACCCCGGTGACCGAACAGGACCCCTTCGGCCGCATCCCCGGCGACGCCAACGACGCCATCATCGGCGCACTGCACGAAGCCGAGGCCAATGCCTGGCGCGCGTCCGGCATCGATGGAATCGCCTTGCGCTACGGCCTGTTCTACGGGCCCGGCGCGTCCGACGCCTTCGTGCGCGCCCTGCGGCGGCGCGTGTTCCCGCTGCCCAATGCCGAGACCGGCTACACCGGTTTCGTCCACGTCGCCGATGCCGCCGCCGCGACCGTCGCCGCCCTCGAACACGGCGCTCCCGGGCAGGCGTACAACATCGTCGACGACGAGCCCATCACCTGGGCCACCATGTTCGACGCCATGGCCGCGACCATCGGCGCGCGCCCGCCGCGCCGCCTGCCGGCCCGCCTGATGCGCCTGGCCTCGCCGCTGGCCGCCACCCAGATGCTGGACTTCTCCCTCCGCGTCTCGAACGCCAAGGCGCGCACCGAGCTCGGCTGGAAACCGCAATATCCCAGCTACCGCGAGGGCCTGCCCACGCTGGTGAACGAGGCGCCCGAACCCCGCTGACCCGGCCCGCCGGAACACATTCGCGCCGCCTACCGTTGATCATCGCGAATAGGGCGCACCAGGAGGGCAGTGATGACGACACCGGCGGACCCCACGTACACCTGGCTGGGGGAGGAGCTGGATCTGGACGCCTACCTGGCGCGGATCGGATTCGCCGGCGACCGCACGCCCACCCTCGCCACCCTGCGCGCCCTGGTGCGCGCCCACACCACCGCGATCCCGTTCGAGAATCTGGAGATCATCCTCGGCCGCGGCATCGCCCTGGACCTGGAAACCGTGCAGGACAAGCTGATCCGGCGGCGCCGCGGCGGCTACTGCTACGAGAACGTCACCCTGTTCGCGGCGGCGCTGGAGCGGCTGGGCTTCGAATTCACCGCCATGTCCGGCCGCGTCACCCGCGGCGCGACCACCCTGCGCCCGGCCACCCATTCCCTGCTGCGGGTCGCGACCGCCGACGACGACCGGCACTGGCTGTGCGACGTCGGCTACGGCGCGGGCCCCCTCGAACCGGTCGAGCTCGCCCCGGATCGCGGCGAATTCCGCGCGGGCGCATGGCGTTTCCGGCTGGACCGGCAACTCGACGCGGTCGGCGGCGAACTCTGGACCCTGTACCAGTTCGGCAAGGACGGTTTCGTGGACCGGCACACCTTCGCCACCACCCCGCAGTACCGGGTCGATTTCGCGGTCGGCAATCACTTCGTGTCGACCTCGCCGCGCTCGCCGTTCACCATGCGGCCGTTCGTGCAGCGCTTCCACGCGGACGTGCATCATCAACTGGACGGCACCACCTGGACGACCGACTATCCGGATGGAACGGACGAGGTGCGCGAACTCGAGGCGGGCGAACTGCCCAAGGTGCTCGCCGAGGTCTTCGACATCGAGCTCGACGAGGCGGATGCCGCGCGTCTGATCCGAGCCGACTGGCCGGCCGCGCGGGGTCGCGGCGGGCTCGCCACGTGAAAGGTTGCTGAATCCTCCCGACATGCGGGAGCAAACATGCACCAAACCGTTTGGTCTATGCCTCGTCATAGATGCACTCCCACCAGCGATTACCGGTATTTCGTCACGCCCCGGTCACTGGAATGCGGCAGACATCTCACCGAGATCTCGCTCATATCTCACGCTGACGTCGGCGATCCGCGCGCCGCCCGCTACACTCGTGCGGGGAAACGCGCGGGCAACCGCGCTGTCAAACAGTCGTCTCGGAGAACTTCGGAGTAGTGCCATCGAAACCGGCCAAGTGATCGCAGGGCATTACCGCCTGGTCGAACGGATTGGTAGCGGCGGCACAGGTGTCGTCTGGCGAGCCGTGGATCAGCGGCTCGAACGTTCCGTGGCGGTCAAGCAGATCATCACCCAGCCGAGCCTGTCGGATGCTGACAAGGACATCGTTCGGCAGCGCGCCGCGCGTGAAGCCCGCAACGCGGCCCGGTTCCAGCACCCCAACGCCATCGTCGTGTTCGACATCACCGAGCACGAGGGTGACCCGTGCCTGGTCATGGAATATCTGCCCTCGCAGAGTCTGGCGGTGGTGCTGTCCGCGCAGGGCACGCTGCCGCTGCCGCAGGTCGCCCGCATCGGCGAACAGGTGGCATCCGCCCTCATCGCCGCGCACCGGGCCGGAATCGTGCACCGCGACGTCAAGCCGGGCAACATCCTGCTCGGTGACAACGGCGCTGTGAAGATCACCGACTTCGGCATCGCCAAATCCAAGGGCGACGTGACCCTGACGGCCACCGGGCTCATCTCCGGCACCGCCGCCTACCTCGCCCCCGAGGTCGCGCGCGGTGCCGAACCGACCCCGGCCGCCGACGTGTTCGCGTTGGGCGCCACGCTCTTCCACGCGCTGGAGGGCGAACCGCCCTACGGCACCAACCCGAATCCGCTCGCGCTGCTGTACGCGGCCGCCAACGGTCAAATCAGCGAGCCGCGCAATGCCGGGCCGCTGTCGGATCTGTTGCTGTCGCTGCTCAGCTTCGAGCCGGAGGACCGGCCGAGCATGCTCGACGTGCGCGACATCATGGCCGAATTCGCCGAGGTGGGCCCGGACGCCGAGGCCACCCGCGTGCTGGCCGCGCGCCGCTCCGGTCCGGCCACCCCGCCGCCGAGCGCCCCGCGCAGTCAGCCGCGCCAGACCCGGCAGATGGAACGGCGCTCAGCCGCCAATGTCGACATCCCCACCGGCGCCATGAGTCAGGCGCAGCTGCTCGAGACCCCGCCGCCGCGCCCGGCCATGAACGCCGGACCGCCGACCCGCAATCACGTTGCGGCGGAAGCGGATTACGACAGCGGCGGCGGCTCGAACAAGAAGTGGCTGTGGATCGCGCTGGTCGCGGTCGTCGTGGTGGCCGGCGGCATCGTGTTCGGTGTGCTGGGCAGTTCCGGCTCGGATTCCAACCCCGGCGCGGGCGGCAGCTCCACCTCGGCCAAGGCCTCGGTCTCGGCGAGCGCCACCAAGGGCGCGCCGTCGGGTCTGGGCCAGACCAAGAGCGCCGCGACCGTGAGCGTGGGCAATGGCGCGGACGCCGTCGACAAGTTCTACGACGCCCTCACCTCCCAGCGGTATCAGGAGGCGTGGAGCCGGCTCACCCCGGCGGCCCAGCAGGTGTACGGCAGTTCGGCCGCGTTCCAGAGCTATTGGACGCAGAACCCGATCCAGCGCTACTCGACCATCGAGGGCGCGCGCGGCAGCGACAGCAACAATGCCGACGGCTCGGTGGACATCTCGCTGGCGAGCCTGACCACCAAGAACGGTGGCAGCAAGTCGGTCACCCTGCGCCTGATCGACCCGGGCAACGGCAACCTGCTCATCGACAGCGACACCAAGTAGTCGCAACCCGCTCGAAAACTACTGCGCCGCACCGGAACTCCGGTGCGGCGCAGTTGCTTTTGCGGCCGGGTCAGTGTTGGAACGGCGGCGGCCGACAGGCTGGCCAGCAGCCGCAAGGCGTCCGCGCTGGGCGTGCCCGGCTCGACGTGGTGGGCGACCAGCGCCTGGTCGGGATCGTCGGGGAGCCGGAAGGTTTCGTATCCCAGCTCGACGCGGCCCACGATGGGGTGGCGGTAGATGTGGCGGCCATGGGTCTTGTCCTTGAGCTCGTGCCGCTGCCAGAGGGCCGCGAATTCCGGACTCTCGGCGTTCATTTCGTCGATGAGCGCGGTGATGCGCGGGTCCCCGGGATTGCGGGCGGCATCCAGGCGCAGGTAGGCGACGGTGTCGGCGGCCTTGTCGTCCCAGTCCTCGTAGAGGTCTTTGGCGCCCTCGTCGAGGAAGACCAGGTGCAGGAAGTCGCGCTGCGCGGGCGGCAGCGCGCCGAAATCGGTGATCAGGGCCGCCGCCAGGCGATTCCACGCCAGCACGCTGACACCGCGGCCCACGATGTAGGCGGGCACGTCGTGGGCCGCGTCGAGCAGGCGGCGCAGCCCGGGCCGCACCTCCTGGACGGCGGGCGGCTCCTCACCCGACCACGGGCGGGCCAGCCGGTAGAAATGTTCGCGCTCAACGGGATTCAGGCGCAGCGCCCGCGCCACCGCGTCCAGCACCGACTCCGAGAACTGCAGGCTGCGGCCCTGCTCCAGGCGGACGTAATGATCGACGCTGACCCCGGTGACACCGCACTTATACACTCCTCATCTAGCCTGGTGGTATGACGCGATCAACGGCAGACAAGGACCTGGCCTGGCTGCTGGAGATCAACGCGGCGTTGGCCGCTGCGGTCGCGGGCACCGACCCGGCCGAGTGGGTGTACGGGTACGTGCGGATCTCCCGCGATGAGAAGGACCGCGCCGAGGGGGTGGCGTTGCAGGCCAAAAACCAGGTCGCCCATGCCCCCGCAAGGGGTTGCGGTTGGCGCGGATGTTCTGTGACAACGATCTGTCGGACGCGGACACTGATCGTCCGGCGTTGCGGGAGTTGTTGCCGCTGGTGGCATCTGGGCCGAGCAAGGTGGTGTTGGCGCGGGATGTGGCGCGGTTGACCCGGGATTACGACCTGGGCAACGAGTTGATGAAACTCGGGCGTGATGAGGGGGTGCGGTATGTGTTCGTCCGCGACACCGACTACGACCTGACCACCGGGGCGGGCCGCAAGAGTTTCATGGTGAAGGTTGCCGAGGCGGCCGAGTACCGCGAGACCAACACCGAAAACCTCTTGGATCGGATGAGCGAGGAGGCGGCGAAGGGGGTGATGCAGGGCGGTTCACGTCGGTTCGGGTATGGCAAAGTGGTTGGCACGCACCCGATTACCGGTGCCGAGATCCTGGACCGGTACGCGTTGCGGGAGGCGGAGGTGGCGGTGCTCGAGGAGGGTCGGGACCGGGTGATCAACGGGGAGTCGCAGACCACGATCATCACCGATTGGAACGCGCGCGGCATCACCACCTCCGAGGGCGGACTGTGGCGCGTCGGCAAGCTCGCCCACCTGCTGCTGTTGGAAGCGTATGTGGTCTACGACCTGGGCGAGCACACCGACCCGGCCACCGGGGCGCGGTGTGCGTGTCTGACCAACCCCGACGGCAACGGGATTCGGGTGCACGCCCGGACCGGGACGCGGCATCTGGCACAGTGGCCGGGCATTTTCACCCGCACCGAGCATGACGCGATGCGGGCGGCGTTGACCACCCACAAGCGCCGCACCGACGGCACGGCCAAGCGCCCCCGCCAACGCAACGGCGAGTACTGGCTGACCGGGCTGGTGCAGTGCGGCGGCACCTGGGCCGAGGGCAGCGAGCGCGCCGGGCAGCCGTGCGGGTCATGGATGGTCGGATCACTGCTCGAGCGGAAGCGCAAGAACGGCACGATCGTGCAGCG
This sequence is a window from Nocardia yunnanensis. Protein-coding genes within it:
- a CDS encoding ArsR/SmtB family transcription factor, with product MPDVERSDADEMELSVVLSALADNNRLAIVCALLADAEGAERHCSSFGLPVTKATLTHHFRVLRTAGLIRQVNRGNSNMAQLRRAELTARFPGLIELLEAENRRRAATSSH
- a CDS encoding putative quinol monooxygenase translates to MTSIVPIDRVPFALMGLARPKPHRAQELKELLLSFVAPTREEAGALEYHFHEDADDPTTFVFYEVWRSKDDLDRHLALPHMRDFWNRRMDYLEQDLEIRFLSMQSPYPRPM
- a CDS encoding NADH:flavin oxidoreductase, with the translated sequence MTSIVSDASRTARLLSRPITLNGLTVPNRIVMAPMTRMFSPGGIPGDDVRSYYARRAAAGVGLIVTEGTYVGHESAGQSDRVPRFHGEEQLAGWARVAADVHAAGGTIVPQLWHIGMVRNQGEPPFADAPAVGPSGIRVDGTEGTGKAMTAADLDDIIGAFAEAAAAAERIGFDGVELHGAHGYLLDQFLWERTNRRTDSYGGDSVSRTKFAADIVAAVRAVVSPTFPIIFRYSQWKQEAYSARLAETPQQLEAILSPLAAAGVDAFHASTRRYWLPEFADSDLNLAGWTKKLTGKTTITVGSVGLDGDFLRAFTGEGAPLGNLENLLDRLERDEFDLVAVGRALLQDPEWAAKVLAGRTADLEPYNPAALKTLS
- a CDS encoding MarR family winged helix-turn-helix transcriptional regulator, with translation MAATRADTATLMELLSLSLGAYYGDFTLAAASEHLTASQGKALTVLRRGPVAMRALAEIMACDASNVTGIIDRLEKRGLVRREPSASDRRVTNLVITPAGEQLTDAIRAKMHATHEGLSRLSDEEQAQLGTLLNRVFTPR
- a CDS encoding ABC transporter permease, with translation MIALLDRLRLFTIREFTTHWGRTVASLVVLSVCSAFLVAVIGISGSLTGSVARLSAGLSGNAALEVSGVTDAGFPQQVRADVAAVPGVAAAVPMLRATAGPDADRLLVLGVDASSAALDSDLKGAVAGDAMAGLLTVPDGVLAGPATGFTKGQRVRLGPHEVTVAAVLSGGQFGGLDGGHFLVAPLPLAQRITDRVGQLDSVLIVAAPTISAAQLKSAVTAAVAGRALVDTPAARAAQHNNGVVMVRFIASMGAGLAFVVSAFLIYNTMSMALAGRRPVISMLRAIGARRQTIVRDVLAEAVALGLVGGLLGAVLGVFAGRYAIGLLPGAFTQMMEARLQYLLPGYAIPAAVAAATLTNVAASAVAARQVYRVAPVEALVPVGVSRADVVSPRLRIAAAGAGLALAGAAVVVQQAHLGLFAAAALGFVFGAEILLAFAAAGPIVRAAGATARRLGSAGVLAGVNIDRAPRRVWATLMTVAIAVGMTITITGANADATRSARDTFASLGDTDAWVSMSAEDMTPTSLLPEDVVRRVRAVPGVGRVVEGQMAFATVAGTKAVVYGVDPGSAYSLFRALDADAQRRVAAGEGIVLSRDLARSLKVSRGEELTVQTPAGAKRIRVLATVSYFSALGGTAALSLTLMREWFARPGSTTLQVAAAPGTDARQLISAIRAAVPPEIHAYSGAAALDGISRAMQEGLVLSRIMLVIVAFIAAMALLNTLTLALLERRRELGILRAVGSSRRFALRMVLAEAAAIGGIGAVLGVVLGLADQFFYSLLATDTLGIDVRFRPGPSLLVFTVAALALSLLGSIPPAVRAARLNIVEAVSVD
- a CDS encoding NAD-dependent epimerase/dehydratase family protein; this translates as MKVVVAGATGAIGRPLVTALRQSGHQVYALTRGGHGAEVARALGATPLVANVMDRKDLLRATERLTADAVVHQLTAYRHSPPTHYHAPGLLRTNALRDVGSRHLVELAERAGARRYLTQSLIVGYGLRDHGPTPVTEQDPFGRIPGDANDAIIGALHEAEANAWRASGIDGIALRYGLFYGPGASDAFVRALRRRVFPLPNAETGYTGFVHVADAAAATVAALEHGAPGQAYNIVDDEPITWATMFDAMAATIGARPPRRLPARLMRLASPLAATQMLDFSLRVSNAKARTELGWKPQYPSYREGLPTLVNEAPEPR
- a CDS encoding arylamine N-acetyltransferase family protein; translated protein: MTTPADPTYTWLGEELDLDAYLARIGFAGDRTPTLATLRALVRAHTTAIPFENLEIILGRGIALDLETVQDKLIRRRRGGYCYENVTLFAAALERLGFEFTAMSGRVTRGATTLRPATHSLLRVATADDDRHWLCDVGYGAGPLEPVELAPDRGEFRAGAWRFRLDRQLDAVGGELWTLYQFGKDGFVDRHTFATTPQYRVDFAVGNHFVSTSPRSPFTMRPFVQRFHADVHHQLDGTTWTTDYPDGTDEVRELEAGELPKVLAEVFDIELDEADAARLIRADWPAARGRGGLAT
- a CDS encoding serine/threonine-protein kinase; its protein translation is MDQRLERSVAVKQIITQPSLSDADKDIVRQRAAREARNAARFQHPNAIVVFDITEHEGDPCLVMEYLPSQSLAVVLSAQGTLPLPQVARIGEQVASALIAAHRAGIVHRDVKPGNILLGDNGAVKITDFGIAKSKGDVTLTATGLISGTAAYLAPEVARGAEPTPAADVFALGATLFHALEGEPPYGTNPNPLALLYAAANGQISEPRNAGPLSDLLLSLLSFEPEDRPSMLDVRDIMAEFAEVGPDAEATRVLAARRSGPATPPPSAPRSQPRQTRQMERRSAANVDIPTGAMSQAQLLETPPPRPAMNAGPPTRNHVAAEADYDSGGGSNKKWLWIALVAVVVVAGGIVFGVLGSSGSDSNPGAGGSSTSAKASVSASATKGAPSGLGQTKSAATVSVGNGADAVDKFYDALTSQRYQEAWSRLTPAAQQVYGSSAAFQSYWTQNPIQRYSTIEGARGSDSNNADGSVDISLASLTTKNGGSKSVTLRLIDPGNGNLLIDSDTK